From Planifilum fulgidum:
GGGTGCTTTTTTTTGCCCGGAAAGGGGAGCAGTGCATTTTTTCCAGTTGTCGGGAGAATCTAAGACCGGAAGGTGATGAAGAGTGAAGCGTTCCTCCCGGTGGATGCGCAGGCGGAAACAGCGAAAGGAGCAAATGCTTCAGGAGCTGGCGGCGAAGAAGATCGAAGACAAATTGGGGGACCGGATGCTGGACCCCAGCGTCGATAAGAATGTGCAATTTATCGGGAAGCTGCTGGGAGACGGCTCCGATGTGGTCACCCGGTTTTTTACGATTCAATACACTCCCGACCGCCGGGCGGCGATCATGTATATCGACGGTTTGGTGGATCTGCCCTTGATCGACCAGTTTGTGCTCACTCCCTTGATGACCGAGGCGGAAAAGATCCGGACGAAGACGGATCTTTGGGAAATGGTCAACGAGAGCCTGATCCAGACCGGGGAGATGAGGATCACCGCCAAGATGAAGGACTTGGTGGAAGGGCTCCTTTCCGGGGATACGATTCTGCTCCTGGACGGAGAGAGCCAGGGGCTGATCATCGGTTCCAAGGGATGGCCCATGCGGAGCGTGGAGGAGCCGAAGACGGCCGCCGTCGTCCGCGGCCCCCGGGAGGGATTTTCCGAAACGCTCCGCGTCAACACCGCCCTGATCCGCCGCCGGCTGAGGGATCCCGACCTTCGGATGAAAAATTACAAGGTGGGGAGACGGACCCGCACGGATCTCGTCCTCTGCTATATCGAAGGCGTGGTCGACTCGAGGATCGTGGAGGAAGTGGAGCGGAGAATTCAGGCAATTGAGTTGGACGGCGTGCTGGAGAGCGGGTATATCGAAGAGATGATTCAGGATAACTTCTGGACCCCCTTTCCCCTGATCCAGAACACGGAACGGCCCGATTCGGCCGTTAGCCATCTGCTGGAGGGGAAAGTGGTCATCCTGGTGGACGGCACCCCCCACGCGCTGATCGCTCCGGCGGTGTTCACCCAGTTTTATTACAGTCCGGAGGACTATTACGAACGCTATATGATCGCCACCTTTCTCCGCTTTCTCCGATTGGTTTCCCTGATCATCGCCCTGTTGGGTCCGGCTTTCTATATCGCCTTTGTCTCCTTTCACACGGAAATGCTCCCTTCCCAGTTGGCCATCGCCATGGCGGCGGGGCGGGCGACGGTTCCTTTCCCCTCCATCGTCGAAGCCCTTCTGATGGAGGTCAGCGTGGAAATCCTGCGGGAAGCGAGCGTCCGGCTGCCGGGCCCCATCGGGCCGACGATCGGGATCGTCGGAGCGCTGGTGATCGGGGAGGCGTCGGTGACGGCGGGGCTGGTCAGTCCGCTCATGGTGATCGTCGTCGGACTTACCACGATCAGTTCC
This genomic window contains:
- a CDS encoding spore germination protein, yielding MKRSSRWMRRRKQRKEQMLQELAAKKIEDKLGDRMLDPSVDKNVQFIGKLLGDGSDVVTRFFTIQYTPDRRAAIMYIDGLVDLPLIDQFVLTPLMTEAEKIRTKTDLWEMVNESLIQTGEMRITAKMKDLVEGLLSGDTILLLDGESQGLIIGSKGWPMRSVEEPKTAAVVRGPREGFSETLRVNTALIRRRLRDPDLRMKNYKVGRRTRTDLVLCYIEGVVDSRIVEEVERRIQAIELDGVLESGYIEEMIQDNFWTPFPLIQNTERPDSAVSHLLEGKVVILVDGTPHALIAPAVFTQFYYSPEDYYERYMIATFLRFLRLVSLIIALLGPAFYIAFVSFHTEMLPSQLAIAMAAGRATVPFPSIVEALLMEVSVEILREASVRLPGPIGPTIGIVGALVIGEASVTAGLVSPLMVIVVGLTTISSYANPSYNAAISLRLLRFPIMIVAAGFGLYGIVLCLMLLLHHLVKLESFGVPYMAPMAPLRWQDVKDLLIRVPWSMMKKRPSIFRPQDPVREE